A single Drechmeria coniospora strain ARSEF 6962 chromosome 03, whole genome shotgun sequence DNA region contains:
- a CDS encoding telomerase reverse transcriptase, protein MDRDVKRKRSRRDASGTCHGQSSDFELPVRRDLLSQCYGTVQTLRDYILCKLPRSSRLRRKKISSLRNGNEFETNIGRFLDTSLVCICDQRQQPEVEVPVYEQFLSFSQRGDESYVTLSDGIPAATGVQAEIVDFVVWRFFKREQSTRARPKHLLCDGYRRMAREGDSALTTIPGVYSLYPNSHVATLKREPWPHLLALLGQSGQKIMLDLLVDCSIFIALEIDLGNYYQLSGMPLAELDLSRNRSSPAEITARKPSDITLVRSRIFYAKPTLTARGRVHFGYKHIHVLNRCLYSQQSLQNGEVPTPKDKDATKRNEANTCKVMMYMFPRQFGLHNVFSSTVNFLETAQKFQDYTWREEEIAGLIAKADGTSIGGQSLKLPKRLRGATRTLVQRLQILHGRCSYAELLRHYCPTFLDRRRTRNSNTTNAQPETSSCAAALGQAVTNGVPPVACRPKKVNRLNSQLPLLPSDVNSLEALACPASHVSAFCQAVLSKIIPNDFWGEGDAMCHNRAVFLNKVDHFVKLRRFESMTLHEISQGLKVVGLAWLRPPGQQGHRLGQTDKGKRDEIFLEFLYYVFDSLLIPLIRSNFYVTESNQNRSQLFYFRHDVWRAIAEPAMADIKKSMFEEVNTVEAQQILNSRRLGFSHIRLLPKGSKLRPIMNLRRRQLSKGSSKLLGPSINTVLKPVHTILKFEKDTNPLKLGSTMFSVDDMYPRLKDFKKSLGPMNGRLYFAKVDVQAAFDTIPQKAVIKIIETVPTEKTYTMIKHAEVRPGERAMLVPNKPATKPVKRWHANAFAASRDGAPLQQRLHGDLGRRRRNTVFVDSAMQVQHDASSLMKLLADHVERNLVKIGKKYYRQRTGIPQGSILSSLMCNYFYADLEKQRLGFLNSPDCLLMRLIDDFLLITLDKAKAIKFVQTMHQGVPEYGVKVNQKKTLVNFEMQMTGGPVSRANGACFPYCGVSIDCQSLEIMKDRDRSNVSESSFTVEFGRSPGQNFQRKVLNSFKIQSNLMLYDTSHNSTKTVLRSLHGAFRETALKMWIYIRCLTRPQQPSTRLITRTISKVAEVAFLILSSKARKKQYPLYSCDIRKGQVVATAYGAFLEVLSQKQSRYGDVISWLQAQKIRAPSGCN, encoded by the exons ATGGACAGAGACGTCAAGCGGAAACGCAGCAGACGTGACGCGTCCGGAACCTGCCATGGCCAGAGCAGCGACTTCGAATTGCCCGTTCGCCGGGACTTGCTGAGCCAATGCTATGGCACTGTCCAAACACTGCGAGACTACATCCTCTGCAAGCTCCCCCGATCCTCGAGGCTGCGCCGCAAAAAGATTTCTTCGTTGAGAAACGGCAACGAGTTTGAAACCAATATCGGACGCTTCCTGGATACGTCCTTGGTGTGCATCTGCGACCAACGGCAACAACCCGAGGTGGAGGTGCCCGTGTACGAGCAGTTCCTGTCCTTTTCCCAACGAGGGGATGAGTCCTACGTCACCCTGTCCGATGGAATACCCGCCGCCACCGGTGTGCAGGCTGAG ATTGTCGACTTTGTCGTCTGGAGATTCTTCAAGCGGGAACAGAGCACTCGGGCGCGACCCAAGCACCTCCTGTGCGATGGATATCGTCGAATGGCTCGGGAGGGAGACTCGGCCTTGACCACAATCCCGGGGGTCTACAGCCTCTATCCCAACTCTCACGTGGCAACCCTCAAGCGAGAGCCCTGGCCACatctgctggcgctgctgggCCAGTCAGGGCAGAAAATCATGCTGGATTTGCTTGTCGATTGTTCAATTTTCATCGCTCTCGAGATAGACCTCGGCAACTACTATCAGCTCAGCG GCATGCCGCTCGCCGAACTTGACTTGTCCAGGAAtcggtcgtcgccggcagaGATCACAGCCAGGAAACCATCAGACATAACGCTCGTCAGAAGTCGAATATTTTATGCCAAGCCAACGCTCACAGCTCGTGGCCGTGTTCACTTCGGTTACAAACACATTC ACGTTCTAAATCGATGTCTGTATTCTCAGCAGTCGTTGCAGAATGGTGAAGTGCCGACACCGAAGGATAAGGATGCAACCAAACGCAACGAAGCCAACACTTGCAAGGTGATGATGTACATGTTCCCGCGCCAGTTTGGACTACACAACGTCTTCAGCTCAACAGTAAACTTCCTGGAAACGGCCCAGAAGTTCCAGGACTATACTTGGCGGGAAGAAGAGATTGCAGGGTTGATCGCAAAGGCAGATGGCACCTCTATCGGGGGGCAGTCCTTAAAATTACCCAAGAGACTCAGGGGGGCAACCAGGACCTTGGTTCAGAGACTTCAGATCCTTCACGGGCGCTGCTCATACGCAGAGCTTCTCCGTCATTATTGCCCAACGTTTCTCGACAGGCGCCGCACTCGTAATTCCAACACGACCAACGCGCAACCAGAGACCTCATCTTGCGCTGCGGCGCTGGGACAGGCAGTGACAAACGGAGTGCCACCAGTCGCATGCCGCCCGAAGAAAGTCAACCGTCTGAATTCTCAGCTACCTTTGCTCCCGTCTGATGTCAACTCTCTTGAAGCGCTGGCTTGTCCTGCGTCGCACGTGTCAGCATTTTGCCAAGCAGTTCTCTCCAAGATAATACCGAATGACTTTTGGGGCGAGGGTGATGCAATGTGCCACAACCGGGCGGTATTCCTGAACAAGGTAGACCACTTCGTTAAATTGCGGCGCTTCGAGTCGATGACGTTGCACGAAATTTCCCAAGGTCTCAAG GTCGTAGGTCTGGCCTGGCTTCGACCGCCTGGCCAGCAAGGCCACAGGCTTGGGCAGACCGACAAGGGCAAGCGAGATGAAATCTTTCTCGAATTTTTGTATTATGTTTTTGATTCCCTCTTGATACCCCTGATACGGAGCAACTTTTACGTGACCGAGTCCAATCAAAACCGCTCTCAACTGTTTTACTTCCGCCACGATGTCTGGAGGGCTATCGCGGAGCCGGCCATGGCAGACATCAAGAAGAGTATGTTTGAAGAGGTCAACACCGTGGAAGCGCAGCAAATCCTCAACTCCAGACGGCTTGGCTTCAGCCACATACGACTATTGCCCAAGGGCAGCAAGCTGCGCCCGATTATGAACCTGCGACGGCGTCAGCTGAGCAAGGGCTCCTCAAAGCTTCTCGGTCCCAGCATCAACACCGTTCTGAAACCGGTTCACACCATTCTGAAGTTTGAAAAG GATACCAATCCTCTGAAACTGGGATCAACCATGTTTTCTGTCGATGACATGTATCCTCGGCTCAAGGACTTCAAGAAATCTTTAGGTCCGATGAATGGACGCCTTTACTTTGCCAAGGTGGATGTTCAAGCCGCCTTCGACACCATTCCACAGAAAGCAGTCATCAAAATCATTGAGACCGTTCCTACAGAGAAGACTTACACCATGATTAAGCACGCCGAGGTGCGACCTGGCGAGCGTGCAATGCTCGTACCCAATAAACCGGCAACTAAACCAGTGAAGCGCTGGCATGCAAATGCTTTTGCCGCAAGTCGCGACGGCGCACCACTCCAACAGCGACTACACGGCGATCTTGGCCGCAGAAGGAGAAACACGGTCTTTGTGGACAGTGCCATGCAGGTGCAGCACGACGCAAGCTCGCTCATGAAACTATTGGCAGACCACGTGGAGCGAAATCTGGTCAAGATTGGCAAGAAATACTACAGGCAAAGAACTGGCATACCTCAGGGTTCGATTCTGTCTTCGCTCATGTGCAACTACTTCTATGCCGATCTGGAGAAGCAGCGCCTGGGTTTCCTCAACTCGCCAGACTGCTTGCTCATGAGGCTCATTGACGACTTTTTGCTGATCACTCttgacaaggccaaggctATCAAGTTTGTGCAAACGATGCACCAAGGTGTACCCGAGTATGGCGTCAAGGTCAATCAAAAGAAGACGTTGGTCAACTTCGAGATGCAGATGACCGGTGGCCCCGTTTCCAGAGCAAACGGGGCGTGTTTTCCATACTGCGGCGTTTCCATCGATTGCCAGTCACTAGAAATTATGAAGGACAGAGACCGGAGCAACGTTAGTG AGAGCTCGTTCACCGTCGAGTTTGGCCGCTCGCCTGGACAAAACTTTCAGCGGAAGGTTCTAA ACTCGTTCAAGATACAGTCGAACCTTATGCTCTACGACACGTCTCACAATTCCACCAAAACTGTCCTGCGATCCCTACACGGCGCCTTTCGCGAGACGGCATTGAAGATGTGGATCTACATCCGCTGCTTGACTCGGCCTCAACAGCCCAGCACGCGTTTGATAACCC GTACCATTTCCAAAGTTGCCGAGGTCGCTTTTTTGATCCTGTCAAGCaaggcgaggaagaagcAGTATCCGCTATATTCATGCGACATTCGCAAGGGACAGGTAGTTGC AACGGCATATGGTGCATTCCTAGAAGTCTTGAGTCAAAAGCAATCGAGATATGGCGACGTGATATCGTGGCTTCAAGCGCAAAAAATAAGAGCACCCTCGGGGTGCAATTAA
- a CDS encoding Mitochondrial thiamine pyrophosphate carrier 1, translating into MSSSAGHLKDEGSKLQVISAGAIAGLFSRYAILRPPPPGRTPSHKGRFVVAPLDVVKIRLQLQPHSLSDPLLPLREAPAYRGTVGTLKHILRHEGLTGLWKGNVPAELLYVCYAAVQFTTYRTTTLLLRTSLPTKLPDAAESFVAGATSGAVATSLTYPLDLLRTRFAAQGRRRVYDSLRSAVRNIGRDEGWRGYFRGLVPTLGQIIPFMGIFFATYEGLRVQLAGLHMPWGSGDATAGICASIIAKTSVFPLDLVRKRIQVQGPTRNKYVYNNMPEYTTAIRGIRMIARTEGIRGLYKGLSVSLIKAAPASAVTLWTYERSLKYIMSLDANRESPL; encoded by the exons ATGTCCTCCAGCGCAGGTCACCTCAAGGATGAG GGTTCGAAGCTCCAAGTCATATCGGCtggcgccatcgccggcctctTTTCCAGGTACGCCATTTTGAGGCCCCCTCCCCCGGGGCGAACCCCATCTCACAAAGGTAGATTCGTTGTCGCgcccctcgacgtcgtcaagATTCGCCTCCAGCTCCAGCCACACTCCCTCTCCGACCCCCTTCTCCCACTGCGCGAGGCGCCCGCATACCGAGGGACCGTTGGCACTCTCAAGCACATCCTTCGCCACGAGGGCCTCACGGGCCTCTGGAAGGGCAATGTCCCCGCCGAGCTCCTGTACGTCTGCTACGCCGCCGTGCAGTTCACGACGTACCGCACCACGACCCTCCTACTCCGGACCTCGCTGCCGACGAAGCTgcccgacgctgccgagagcttcgtcgccggcgccacctcgggcgccgtcgcgacGAGCCTGACCTACCCCCTCGACCTGCTGAGAACGCGATTCGCAGCCCAAGGGAGGCGTCGCGTCTACGACTCGCTGCGGAGCGCCGTGCGGAACATTGGCCGGGATGAGGGCTGGAGAGGCTACTTTCGTGGTCTCGTCCCCACCCTGGGCCAGATCATCCCCTTCATGGGCATCTTCTTCGCCACCTACGAGGGCCTCAGGGTCCAACTGGCCGGCCTGCACATGCCCTGGGGTAGCGGCGACGCCACGGCCGGCATCTGCGCGAGCATCATCGCCAAGACGTCCGTCTTCCCCCTCGACCTGGTGCGCAAGCGAATTCAGGTCCAAGGTCCGACGAGGAACAAGTACGTCTACAACAACATGCCCGAGTACACGACGGCCATCCGCGGCATCCGCATGATAGCCAGGACGGAGGGCATCCGAGGCCTCTACAAGGGGCTGTCCGTCAGTCTGAtcaaggcggcgccggcgagtgCCGTCACCTTGTGGACGTACGAGCGCAGCCTGAAATACATCATGAGCCTGGACGCGAACCGAGAGTCACCCTTGTAA